The following proteins are co-located in the Spea bombifrons isolate aSpeBom1 chromosome 3, aSpeBom1.2.pri, whole genome shotgun sequence genome:
- the FAM177B gene encoding protein FAM177B — protein sequence MADGDIILKELENADREKAPKRIIYFANGETMEEYSTDEEEEEEEHRVVFQKVDTTKMDWGTFVRFWMLRVATTVFFTCEVLGGKLANLFGLNEPKYQYAIDEYHRTRDESEDEGNEDEMERRQTEVPDETHHLQTQRVEYGTIRSSDASIQTGDAFQPNAETQLSDSAPREQ from the exons ATGGCAGACGGTGACATCATATTG AAGGAACTTGAAAATGCGGATCGAGAAAAAGCTCCTAAGAGGATAATCTATTTTGCTAATGGAGAAACCATGGAAGAATACAGCACcgacgaagaggaggaagaggaggaacaCAGGGTAGTCTTTCAAAAGGTGGACACG ACAAAGATGGATTGGGGAACGTTTGTACGATTCTGGATGCTACGTGTGGCCACCACTGTTTTCTTTA ccTGTGAGGTTCTGGGTGGAAAGCTGGCTAACTTGTTTGGCCTGAATGAACCCAAGTATCAGTACGCCATTGATGAATACCACAGGACACGGGATGAG AGTGAAGATGAGGGCAATGAAGATGAAATGGAGAGAAGGCAGACGGAGGTTCCCGATGAAACGCATCACCTACAGACACAGCGTGTGGAATATGGCACCATTCGCAGCTCAGACGCGAGTATTCAAACCGGAGACGCTTTTCAGCCGAACGCAGAGACGCAGCTTTCAGACAGCGCGCCTCGGGAGCAATAG
- the BROX gene encoding BRO1 domain-containing protein BROX, translating to MTHWFHRNPLKATAPVSFNYYGVASTPAASKICSDLRASRARLLELFTDITCNPEVMKNATDAYLSLLVGFINSLDGGTDDNKLRYMQNFKWTDTLQGNVPSAQQDAVFELVSIGFNVALWYTKYASRLAGKEGVTEDEAKDVHKSLKIAAGIFKHLKESHIPKLISPVEKGRDLESRVMDAYIIQCQAEAQEVTIARAIELKHNAGLIAALAHETANFYQRVDHTLSSLDPAYIAKWRSYIQLKMCFYMAYAFCYHGETLLSGDKCGEAIRSLQEAEKFYGKAEALCKEYGQTKGPGTTAKPSGHLFFRKLGAVVKNTLEKCQRENGFIYFQKVPPQAPELELKANYGLVEPVPFELPAISPLWTPETHAGFDLTKRPKDDGAKPKKEEEVKPVKEPDIKPQKDSGCQIS from the exons ATGACCCACTGGTTTCATCGTAACCCCCTGAAAGCCACCGCTCCGGTTTCCTTTAATTACTATGGCGTGGCATCCACACCGGCCGCGTCAAAGATCTGCAG TGATTTAAGAGCCTCTCGAGCGCGCCTTCTGGAACTATTCACGGATATCACCTGCAATCCTGAAGTGATGAAGAACGCTACAGATGCCTACCTCTCCCTCTTAGTGG GCTTCATTAACTCACTGGATGGGGGAACCGACGACAACAAGCTGCGATACATGCAAAACTTCAAATGGACGGACACCCTGCAAGGCAATGTCCCCAG CGCTCAGCAAGATGCCGTTTTTGAGTTGGTGTCCATTGGATTCAATGTAGCCCTGTGGTATACAAAATACGCCTCGCGGTTAGCTGGCAAAGAAGG TGTTACGGAGGACGAGGCCAAAGATGTTCACAAGAGTCTGAAAATCGCAGCTGGTATTTTCAAGCACTTGAAG GAAAGTCACATCCCAAAACTGATCTCGCCAGTGGAAAAAGGCAGAGATTTGGAAAGTAGAGTGATGGACGCTTATATCATTCAGTGCCAGGCAGAGGCACAAGAAG TGACCATCGCCCGCGCCATAGAACTGAAGCACAATGCTGGTCTGATAGCTGCTCTGGCCCACGAAACCGCCAACTTCTACCAGCGAGTCG ACCACACGCTCTCCAGCCTAGACCCGGCTTACATAGCAAAGTGGAGGAGCTACATCCAGCTGAAGATGTGCTTCTACATGGCTTAC GCGTTCTGCTACCACGGCGAGACCCTGCTGTCCGGGGATAAGTGCGGCGAAGCCATAAGGTCGCTGCAGGAAGCCGAAAAGT TTTATGGCAAGGCGGAAGCATTGTGTAAAGAATATGGCCAGACCAAGGGCCCCGGAACCACAGCAAAACCGTCGGGACATCTCTTCTTCCGGAAGCTCGGAGCTGTGGTTAAAAACACCCTGGAAAAATGCCAGCGAGAGAACGGCTTCAT ATACTTCCAAAAAGTGCCACCCCAGGCCCCGGAGCTGGAGCTCAAAGCAAACTATGGTCTCGTGGAGCCCGTGCCTTTCGAACTCCCCGCTATCAGCCCGCTGTGGACTCCGGAAACTCACGCCGGTTTCGACCTTACCAAGCGACCGAAAGACGACGGC gctaaacccaaaaaagaagaagaggtgAAACCGGTGAAGGAACCCGACATAAAACCGCAGAAGGACAGCGGGTGCCAAATTTCGTGA